One Streptomyces lincolnensis genomic region harbors:
- a CDS encoding phage holin family protein, which produces MLGVGGGRWRRVASQIGRSVAVWVVSTLTMLLLAGILPDFRLQSADGDSATRIAVTAAFGAGAFGLLSALVWPLLVRLLLLVPALVLGLLVFFLNGALLLLALRLNPAEQGDAAPETAVVVAAVMSAVASATGAALAVRDDDAYRRRLYRLADRRRRSGPASPASPGMVFIQLDGVGHDVLLDAVGRGLMPTVARWLAKSGTDTGRREPTHRLTHWRTDWSSQTGASQLGILHGSNHDVPAFRWYEKDRREVMVCNRPTSAAELQRRAVEATGDGGLLTVDGASRGNLFSGGADEQALVLSIAARRRSRETRSRAGYFAYFSDPANAVRTAMSFVAEVGREIGQSTRTRVHQVRPRVGRGGLYPLIRAFATVVERDVVVAAVTGDMLAGRTAVYADLVAYDEVAHHSGPASRDAAKVLERLDRSLALIENVAEHAPRRYRIVVLSDHGQSPGETFRTRYGLTLGDLVRAGCGLPVPRRAERTHSGAEARAAVRAALRRPVEEGGEQFRPSSRRSEPIVLASGNLGLVSFPDVPHRMSKEEIDARHPALLTTLANHPGIGFLLVRSEEHDGVILGPFGTEIPLDELDDNPGPLADFGPGAVDAVRRTHSFPHTADIMVNSWYDPADGEVLAFEEQIGSHGGLGGAQGRPFLLSPLGLSAPVEDGQELAGAEHIHRVLRRWLREADGPQIPLAARQDRRAA; this is translated from the coding sequence GTGCTGGGCGTGGGTGGAGGGCGTTGGCGCCGGGTCGCCAGTCAGATCGGGCGGAGCGTCGCGGTGTGGGTCGTCTCCACCCTCACGATGCTGCTGCTGGCCGGGATCCTGCCGGACTTCCGGCTCCAGTCCGCCGACGGCGACAGCGCCACCCGGATCGCCGTCACCGCCGCGTTCGGCGCCGGCGCCTTCGGTCTGCTGTCGGCGCTGGTGTGGCCGCTCCTGGTCAGGCTGCTGCTGCTCGTGCCGGCACTCGTCCTCGGCCTGCTGGTCTTCTTCCTCAACGGCGCCCTGCTGCTCCTCGCGCTGCGCCTGAACCCGGCCGAGCAGGGCGACGCCGCCCCGGAGACCGCGGTCGTGGTCGCCGCCGTGATGTCCGCCGTCGCCTCGGCCACCGGCGCCGCCCTGGCCGTACGCGACGACGACGCCTACCGGCGCCGGCTGTACCGGCTCGCCGACCGCCGCCGCAGATCCGGCCCGGCCTCGCCCGCCAGTCCGGGCATGGTCTTCATCCAGCTCGACGGTGTCGGCCATGACGTGCTGCTCGACGCGGTCGGCCGGGGCCTGATGCCCACCGTGGCCCGCTGGCTGGCCAAGAGCGGCACCGACACGGGGCGCCGCGAGCCCACCCACCGGCTCACCCACTGGCGCACCGACTGGTCCAGCCAGACCGGCGCCAGCCAGCTCGGCATCCTGCACGGCAGCAACCACGACGTGCCCGCCTTCCGCTGGTACGAGAAGGACCGCCGGGAGGTGATGGTCTGCAACCGCCCGACCAGCGCCGCCGAGCTCCAGCGCCGCGCCGTCGAGGCCACCGGCGACGGCGGACTGCTCACCGTCGACGGCGCGAGCCGCGGCAACCTCTTCAGCGGCGGCGCCGACGAGCAGGCCCTCGTGCTCTCCATCGCCGCCCGCCGCCGCAGCCGCGAAACGCGTTCCCGGGCGGGCTACTTCGCCTACTTCTCCGACCCGGCCAACGCGGTACGCACCGCGATGTCCTTCGTCGCCGAGGTGGGCCGCGAGATCGGCCAGTCCACCCGGACCCGCGTCCACCAGGTCCGCCCGCGCGTGGGACGCGGCGGCCTCTACCCGTTGATCCGCGCCTTCGCGACCGTCGTCGAACGCGATGTCGTCGTCGCCGCGGTGACGGGCGACATGCTCGCCGGCCGCACCGCCGTCTACGCCGACCTGGTCGCCTACGACGAGGTGGCCCACCACTCGGGGCCGGCCAGTCGCGACGCCGCCAAGGTCCTCGAACGCCTCGACCGCTCCCTGGCGTTGATCGAGAACGTCGCCGAGCACGCCCCGCGCCGGTACCGCATCGTCGTCCTGTCCGACCACGGCCAGAGCCCCGGCGAGACCTTCCGCACCCGCTACGGCCTCACCCTCGGCGACCTGGTCCGGGCCGGCTGCGGACTGCCCGTGCCGCGCCGCGCCGAGCGCACCCACAGCGGCGCCGAGGCCCGCGCCGCGGTCCGCGCCGCACTGCGCCGGCCGGTCGAGGAGGGCGGCGAGCAGTTCCGCCCCTCCAGCCGCCGCTCCGAGCCGATCGTGCTGGCCTCCGGCAACCTCGGCCTGGTGTCCTTCCCCGACGTGCCGCACCGCATGAGCAAGGAGGAGATCGACGCCCGTCATCCCGCCCTGCTGACCACCCTCGCCAACCACCCCGGCATCGGCTTCCTGCTGGTGCGCAGCGAGGAGCACGACGGGGTGATCCTCGGCCCCTTCGGCACCGAGATCCCCCTGGACGAACTCGACGACAACCCCGGTCCGTTGGCGGACTTCGGTCCCGGTGCCGTCGACGCCGTCCGGCGCACCCACTCCTTCCCGCACACGGCCGACATCATGGTCAACTCCTGGTACGACCCGGCCGACGGCGAGGTGCTCGCCTTCGAGGAGCAGATCGGCTCGCACGGCGGACTCGGCGGCGCCCAGGGCAGGCCGTTCCTGCTGTCGCCGCTCGGCCTGTCCGCACCCGTCGAGGACGGGCAGGAACTCGCCGGCGCCGAGCACATCCACCGCGTCCTGCGCCGCTGGCTGCGCGAGGCCGACGGACCGCAGATCCCCCTGGCGGCGCGCCAGGACAGACGCGCCGCCTGA
- a CDS encoding ATP-binding protein — MQAAVTVTPSRLPELLLGLATVRPVFVWGAPGIGKSSLVREFAESLGLECVSLLGTQLAPEDLIGVPQIRDGRSVFCPPESIARDEPYCLFLDELNAATPDVQKAFYSLILDRRIGTYELPRGSIVIGAGNRATDNALARPIASALVNRLTHVHLDASPKDWLVWAAEHGIHPWILDHVTDRPDHLWSKPPKTEEPFSTPRSWHMLSDALHSFGQGLDEETLKVLAHGTLTPAHATAFCGYVKIVRSQYGIEAIIKGDARWPNRLEDRDLLYYLADSFRGRLIQELPVSKDHMSANGRQTAYRAKSLLVQLAEISVEVAQTVIASDLDGNPVLPSWFLVEAARDMPRLVEARR, encoded by the coding sequence TTGCAGGCAGCCGTCACCGTCACGCCCTCCCGTCTCCCCGAACTGCTGCTCGGCCTCGCCACCGTGCGGCCGGTCTTCGTCTGGGGCGCCCCCGGAATCGGGAAGTCCTCCCTGGTACGGGAGTTCGCCGAGTCCCTGGGCCTGGAGTGTGTGAGCCTGCTGGGCACCCAGCTCGCCCCCGAGGACCTGATCGGCGTGCCGCAGATCCGTGACGGGCGCTCGGTGTTCTGCCCGCCGGAGTCCATCGCCCGCGACGAGCCGTACTGCCTGTTCCTGGACGAGCTGAACGCGGCCACCCCGGACGTGCAGAAGGCGTTCTACTCGCTGATCCTGGACCGCCGTATCGGCACTTACGAACTCCCCAGGGGGTCGATCGTCATCGGCGCCGGCAACCGGGCCACCGACAACGCCCTGGCCCGCCCGATCGCCTCCGCGCTCGTCAACCGCCTCACCCACGTCCACCTGGACGCCTCCCCCAAGGACTGGCTGGTCTGGGCCGCGGAGCACGGCATCCACCCCTGGATCCTGGACCACGTCACCGACCGACCCGACCACCTGTGGTCCAAGCCGCCGAAGACGGAGGAGCCGTTCTCCACGCCCCGCTCCTGGCACATGCTCTCCGACGCGCTGCACTCCTTCGGCCAGGGCCTGGACGAGGAGACCCTGAAGGTCCTCGCGCACGGCACCCTGACGCCGGCCCACGCGACCGCGTTCTGCGGCTACGTCAAGATCGTGCGCAGCCAGTACGGCATCGAGGCGATCATCAAGGGCGACGCCCGCTGGCCGAACCGGCTGGAGGACCGCGACCTGCTCTACTACCTCGCCGACTCCTTCCGCGGCCGTCTGATCCAGGAACTGCCGGTCAGCAAGGACCACATGTCGGCGAACGGCCGCCAGACCGCCTACCGCGCCAAGTCGCTGCTCGTGCAGCTCGCGGAGATCTCCGTCGAGGTGGCCCAGACCGTCATCGCCTCCGACCTCGACGGCAACCCCGTACTGCCCTCGTGGTTCCTCGTCGAGGCGGCGCGGGACATGCCGCGGCTCGTGGAGGCGCGCCGGTGA